The Juglans microcarpa x Juglans regia isolate MS1-56 chromosome 2D, Jm3101_v1.0, whole genome shotgun sequence DNA window ATCAAACGATACATTTTTCCACCTTAGTTGGCCTTTTTCATGAATGGAGATTTCTTAGCTTACTTCATGCAATGTTTGTCATGGCTCATGCAGGAAATTCTCTAAATTTACCACATTGTTGTACCACGATATTATGAGGTTTTCATAtcatttgtttttaactttcttttacATGGTGAAAGAGTTGGAATGTGAAAGAGAGTGCAGCAGGGGTGAGGATTACCGCTTGATCAAGCTCACAATCATCGACTACAATGTAGGAGCGCTTCGATTCTTTTTTATGACTTACATTTTTCTCCTCGTTTCTTCTATGATTAtacataaatacaaaatattattgttgggacaattacaaattattttcatctcttttgGAGGCTGTCGTTAAGACTCCCTATGGTTTAATGTAAGATAAAGTATATTTTCTATCCCAAGTGCACAAGTGTTGCATGAAACACACAAAACTTAGCCATCAGACAGTCCTCAGAATGGGTGCAAATGGGGGATGTTCTGTTTCTTAACCCAATGATCAAACTGTTTTACTGCCTCTTACATGAAGCTTAAGTTCAATTGAGTGTTATTGGGGGCTAAATTTCGTGTTCCAAGTAATAAGTGTACATCGCATGAGAGTGTAGGTAAAATGAATATTTGAGTTTACTCCAAATGACATAAAGATTAGATTAAGATGATAATTTCGGAAAAACAATAAGAACGACAGTTTCTGAAAAACAATAAGATAATCTGTAAATGCCACCTAGCACAATGAGGTCATTTGTAATTTACTGTCAATCTCCTCTAATAGGTTCTGATATGttgcagagaaagaaagaacaaagtCTCGTAGTGGAGTGCAGGGGCCATGATGCTGCCCGCTTCCACAGCATTGATCATGCTCATGGGTAAGCAATGTTGGATGATCTTCTTAGTTTTCTTAACCGGGTATACATTATATTGATGCCTTCAATCCGCATTCTTTCATATATTAGTGTTGTCTAAATTCACACAAGTTTCttttttgctctgttttgaagtaaattttttttttttttttggtctgatTTTGTGAGACAATTTCTATCAAGTAGGTGGAATTGGAGCTATTTTGCGTGAGGTTGCATTTAatggattataaaattatatgagcTTAACGTACTTTGAGAATTGTTTACATAATGATTTCTATCATTCATCTGATAACTACTGTCTGGATAAATTAAATTTCCATTCATAAGTATTATATGCTGAAAGATGtaaccatatataatttttatctttagcAGTAAATCCCgaattctcttattttttagttGAGATCTCTTGTTCAATACCAATAGACATTGCATGCGAATAAGGATTTCATTCcatcttgttttttatttggaggTAGGTGGGAGAATGATGTTGTGGGTATGGTTGAACATAAGGATGGAAAGAACAagattttagtttcttttgtgtGTGAGACACTGAAAGCCGAGAAAGCAGCAGAAGAACATATCAGGCAGTTCATGCCAAAATTGGCCGGGCTAGATGCTGTTGGTATGTGATGCAGTCTCTCTCTCAAAAGCCCTCCTTTATAACTTGTATGGAAAAGCTTCTGTTACCTAGGCAATGGTCTGGGCTTCCCCTATCAGCTTGTTTTCTTGCAATACAGCAGGTTTTTGTTGTCCGCTCTACCTTTAAATTTTATCGGGTATCCATTGTCTTAAGAATCAGCAATGACAACATATCTCAATTTGAGCTTTTGCTTTGGTTTTGCGGGACCATTACCGTGTACTTCTGTAGCGGTAGTTAGTCAACAGTTGCATGCAGATCTTTAGACGTTGGTTTTATGgcaaaattttatatcttgaaAATTGGAAATGCCTGTCAAGTTCATTAATTGAGAATTAAATTCTGCAGTTAACATCGGTCCGATGAGCATTGCTGGGCTCGACTTTGGAGCAGAAGAACCGGACATTAGGCAGGATATATGATCCTGTGAATGCGCTTCTATCCTTGTTTGTACTCAATTGGATTGTAAACCCCTGACAACGTGAAATCAGTTTGACCCATGCAGTTCATTGCAACGAGTTTTTATGTCAatgaatgaggttttttttcttgataaaatatttttttttattctaaaatttattatcCTCAATCAcattattgaaatattatattttaagcatataatatatttaaaatttattatatcaaCAAGTGTGACTAGGAATGACAGGATTTGCAGTTTCTGATAACTTTTGAACAAATATAGCTGTTACACATGACAGTATTTTTTTGTACGCCGGCATGTAAAGGAGAACCAGAGACTTTTCAAAGATCTGTAGAATTTTGCACAAGGTTGTGGCTATCCATTCCACTAGAAATGCTGGGTACAATAGCTTTACTAGTGTTGATAATCATGACTTGAGTCACAGCTCCAAGGTTTCTGTGCCCTACCATGGTTCTACAAAGAAATTGAATTTCGTTGACAGAATGCAAAggttagaaaattaatgaccGCAAACTTCTTGCTCTCGAGTTTTAGCGATTCACAAAGGGGTGGAACCTAAAGTGAGTTGTAATTCGTAGAGAAAATCAGTAAACAATTAAGCAGAAAGTTCTTCGTAGACGAGTGTGTATGGTTTATTGTACAAACCAATCTACCATCCAAATACATATATGGCTCATACATACATGTACACGTTGTATATTGTTCACATTAACAGTTTATGTCGAGGATGGCTTAAAAAGAAGTGGTTAGCAGCTGCTTTTGGCCTTTTGCAGGAACATGCCTGTCCAGGGCGAGACTGATAACCAGCGGTCGTGAGAGTCCGTATGAAATCGAGATGATGGATTCCAGATTCCACCAAATAAGTTCAACAACAGTTTACTGCATATTTGCCCAACCCAGATTAGGCGCAATGATTATAAATCTATCCAAGGAAAGAATATGTCTGTTAGaatatatcaaataattcaTACCagggaaaaaagaataaaactaccTTAAAGATGTTACTACTTAATAGCATATAAATGATAGACACAGAGGCAAAGGAATATAAATGTCTAGTACTCAACCAACTCTAAGTTTGAATCCCAACTAATTGGGGTCAGCTACACGGTTCCTTTTAGGTATGAGAGTTCTAGTCATTGAagtgaattaaaaataatccacAAGACAGTTTGACAGGGAGAGAATAAGCTAGTTTTGCCACAGGGTTACATAGGTATAACTGCGCTAGCCAACATTGACAACATCTGAGGGCTAAGACAAACATACATAAACATAAGCTTGGGTTCGATGCAATTCAAGGCAGTTTGTCCAACAGAGTGTTTCTGTTGCAGGCTCTAAGCAAAGCTACTAGGTAAGAGAACAGAATATCACGATCAGATATCAAAGATACTTTACGCCTGGCTCAAAAATTTTCCAGTCAATAAGGTCTTAATGAGCAGTCATTCTGTCTCACAATGCCTAGCATCCATGAAGAACACACACCTGTGGGAAAGAAAGTTCACCATGCAACAGGGCCCACCTAAAAGATT harbors:
- the LOC121248373 gene encoding uncharacterized protein LOC121248373 isoform X1, whose protein sequence is MAEEVGAESETGKVEKAMEGVASIALLPCGSISGHFIQLPHSVCYGLHGTELECERECSRGEDYRLIKLTIIDYNRKKEQSLVVECRGHDAARFHSIDHAHGWENDVVGMVEHKDGKNKILVSFVCETLKAEKAAEEHIRQFMPKLAGLDAVVNIGPMSIAGLDFGAEEPDIRQDI
- the LOC121248373 gene encoding uncharacterized protein LOC121248373 isoform X2 codes for the protein MEEVGAESETGKVEKAMEGVASIALLPCGSISGHFIQLPHSVCYGLHGTELECERECSRGEDYRLIKLTIIDYNRKKEQSLVVECRGHDAARFHSIDHAHGWENDVVGMVEHKDGKNKILVSFVCETLKAEKAAEEHIRQFMPKLAGLDAVVNIGPMSIAGLDFGAEEPDIRQDI